DNA sequence from the Candidatus Aenigmatarchaeota archaeon genome:
AAATGTTGACCTCAAAAACAGGAAATTAGAGGTAGATGTGATAAACTCAGGTACTGCAAGTGGAATTGGGATAAAGTGTGATTTATGGATTGGGGAAAAACTTTTTGACACTTATTATATAACTCAAGTAAAGATTGACAAAAAATCAACAATAAAGTTTGATTTACCAACAACAAAGGAAACAAATGGAAAATTGGTCTTATCTTACAGGGGGCCAGATAACAGGGAATACAAACAAGAGGAAACAATCTCATGGGAAAGGCCTAGAGGAAGCAATTCGATATTAATAATTGCTATTGGGCTGGTTGGAATTTATGTTCTCTGGAAGAAACCTTGGAAAAAGTTATTAAAGAAGAAAAAATACTAAGCCTTCCTCTTGAATGCCAAAGTGCTTATGAATAGCATCGATGTTGAGAAAACCAAAACTACTGCCAGACTTATATAAAAAGGGATAGTTGAATAACCTATGAGTATATATCTCAGCAACTCAACTCCATAGGTAACCGGATCGATATAAGGTATGAATTTTAGGTATGGTGGGAGATTGTTTATTGGGAATAAAGCACCTGAAAGAAATACCAGAGGCATGACAAGGAAGTTGAATAACAATTGAAAACCTTCTATGTTGTTCATCAATGACCCCAAAGTTATCCCTATACCAACCAAACCTAAGGATATAAACAAAATTATTGGTATCATAAGTAGTATTGTGTAAAAGCTTACATTCAAACCAATCAACATTGAAATAAACATTATCAACATACCTTGGATTAATGCTGTTGTTGCTGTTCCCAGGGATTTACCAAGAACTATTGATATTCTTGAAACCGGGGCGACCAACATCTCCTTCATAAAACCCAATTCCTTGTCCCATATTATTGATATTCCTGATGAAACAGATGTAAAAACTACTGTCATCATGATGACACCCGGTGAGATGAATGTCCTATAATCTAAATTACCAATGTCAACTGAAGGTCTCATGCTACTTCCAAAGACAACCAGCCAAAATAGAGGCATAACTAATGATCCTATTATCCTCTCTTTCTGACGGAAGTACCTTATCATCTCCCTGAGCCATACTGTGTAAATAGCTTCAAAACTCACCTAAAACCACCCCTTCCAATCCTCATCTTCCTAAGTTGTTCTTTTAGATCTGGATCACTTTCTCTTATCTCACGACCTGTTAGTTTGAGAAAGACATCATTCAATGTTGGTTTCCTGATGTTGACTTCCAAGACATTTATTTTATTTCTCTTGCATTTTTCCATAATTTCCTCTATCTGTTTTCCTGCATTTTTAACTGAAAGAAGAATTTGTCCATTGAATTTTTTAGCATTTTTGAAAATCCTCATCGCCTTCTCGATATCCTTGTCTTCCACATCCAAGATTATTGTATCTCCCTGTAAACTATCCTTTAGGTTCTTTGGTTTATCCATGGCTATTATTTTACCATGATCAATTATCGCAACTCTATCACACATCTCATCAGCTTCTTCCATGTAGTGGGTTGTAAGGAAGATTGTCATCCCATATTCCTTCTTGAGTTTGAGGATGTAGTCCCAAACATGCCTTCTTGTTTGTGGGTCAAGCCCAATTGTCGGTTCATCAAGGAAAAGGACTTTTGGGTAGTGGATGAGACCCCTGGCTATTTCCAATCTCCTTTGCATACCCCCAGAAAAGGTCTTGACTATTGAGTTTTCCCTGTCTTTCAATTCAACCATCTCAAGAACTTCATTAATCCTCTTTTTCCTTTCTTCTCTTGGCACCCCATAAAGCCTTGCGTGCAATTCCAAATTCTCTCTCGCAGTCAATCTATCATCCAGAGTTGTGTCCTGGAAGACCAGGCCTATACATCTTCTTACCTCATTTTCCTGTGAAACAATGTCATAACCACAAATTCTTGCCAACCCTGAAGTTGGTTTTATCAAGGTGCATAACATGTTTATCGTGGTTGTTTTACCGGCACCATTGGGGCCTAGAAAACCGAATATTTCTCCTTTTCTGACAGTAAATGATATGCCATCAACAGCATTTATTGAATTGAATCTTTTGGAGAGATTCTCAACTTCTATGACATTCATGAAATCAAGAAATAAATTTGAATGTGGTTTTATTAATAGTTTCCAATTTCTTGAAATTTGTAGATCTATATAGAAGAAGGAGATAATTTTTAGAGATTCTACGAGAGCTTCTTAAGAAATTTTTAGAAAATGGGTTTAGCAAATTTGATTAAAATTTTATTTTTCTTAAAAACTCAATTTATCCTTAAAAAACAAAATATACACCATGAAATTTGAGAGGGCTTATGATATTCAGGTAAAACTAAACAGGATACTTTCTGTCCTAGAGCCATCCCACATAGACAGGAAAAGAATAATTTGCATGAGGAGTTTTGGTTCAAAATCAAAAGCAATCGCAAGGATATGGAGCATGCCTAGGATTTGGCAAAAAGCGCTTGGGATAAAATCACACTATGTGATAGAGGTTATCTCAGAGAGATTTGACAAACTCAATGAAGAAGAAAAAGAGAAGGTTTTGATACACGAGATGATGCATATACCAAAAACATTTAGTGGGGCCCTCGTCCCACACAGGTGTTTTGGGAAAAGGATAGACAATAGATCCGTTGAAAAAATCTACCAGGAATACAAGAGAAGACTAAAAGAATTCAATAAATCAACTATTTTCACTTAAACCAAACCTTTGAAAGATGCTTAAAAAATAAATAAAAACTATTAGGCATGAACTGTAAAAGATGCAATGGTTATTTCTTCTTTAGTTACAGTGGTATATGGAGGGAAAACCTCATCTGTCTTAGTTGCGGAAATGTTGACCACAGGTTGAAGATATTCTTGTAAAAAACTTTAATTCAGGAACCCAATTATTATTGATGTCCATCTTCAAGAAAAAAGAAATTGACTTAAAGAAAATAGAAGAAGAGGCAAAAAATTATTCACCAAAGGAAATCAAAGAACCAAAGAGACCCTTGTTTGAAAGAGCCTGCAAGTTTGCAGAGAGAACCTTAAAATTGAAGGCATCAGAAAATGCTAGGAAAAAGATGAATGAGTCAATAATGATGCTGGACATGGATATAACACCTGATGGTGTCTTCTCTCTTTCAATCTTAACATTGATCGTACTTCTTGTTGGTATTCTCCCGCTTTTCCTAATTTCAGTAAGTCTTGGTGTTCTAATGTTTTTTATTCCGTTTATTGTAGCATATATAATTTACACCTATCCTAGTTATTTGGCAACTGTCACTAAAATAAGGGCAGCTGATGAAACCATAAAGGTTATACTTTACATGGTCATATATCTCAGATTTAATCCACAACTGGAGGGGGCCTTGAATTTTGCAGCTGAACATTGTCATGGCCCAATTGGAAAGGATTTCAAACAAATCCTCTGGGGAATAGAAACTGGCAGGTTTATGAATATAAATCAAGCAATAAGCAGCAAGATGGAAAAGTGGCTTCTGTGGGACAAAGAGTTTGTGGAATCCTTGAATCTGATTCTTTCGATAACCAGGATGACAACTGAAGATGTTAGAAACAAAAGTTTGGAAAAGGCCCTTTCATACATCCTTACCTCAACATATGAAAAGATGAAGGATTATAGCCAGAATCTGAGATCCCCGATAACAATGATACATAGCATGGGTATAACATTTCCATTAATGGGGCTTATAATGTTTCCAATGATATCAATCTTTCTACATGACCAATTTAATCCAATATATTTGGCTTTTGGATACATCGTTGTACTTCCATTGATACTATACTTTTACCTGAAAAGAACGATCTCAAAAAGACCAGGAGCATTCTCCTTTCCAGATATATCATATCACCCAGATTTACCCCCACCTGGCAAATACTCACTCAAGATGTTCAAGAAAAAATATTTTGTGCCTGTAGCAATAGTTGCAATAATGGTGATGTTTTATGTTTCCATCCCGGGAATTGCCCACTTTTTCACATTGGCTTACAACTATTTTTCTCTAAAGAAAAATCCAGTAACATTTGAGGAGATGTGGAAAAGCTATCTTGGGAAGCAGTATCAACCAGAAGTTTTATTCAGCCTTACCTTCTATTCCCTAAGTATAGTATGGGGTATTGGGCTGGCTGTGGTAATATATTGTCTGGGGATGAGTTACCAGAGGTTGAAAATAAGAAATGAGATAAAACAGATAGAAGATGAATTCCAGATAGCTCTTTTCAACTTAGCTGATGTTCTGTCATCCGGCATACCAATAGAAACTGCCTTAGAAGAAGTGTCCTTCAAATATAAGCAATCAAAAATGGATAAATCACCGATGTACACATTCTTCACCGAGATGTTAAGGAACATGAAAAACATGGGGATGACATTGGAAAGGGCTGTGTTTGACAGGAATTACGGGGCAATAATAAGGTTTCCATCTAAAATTGTCCACGATATAATGAGGATAATAATATCTGCGTCAACAAAATCATCTGTTATACTTTCAGTTGCAACCAGATCTATCTCTGACTTCCTTTCAAAAACAAGGAACATAGAATCTATGCTAAAGGAGATGCTTGAAGAAGTTTCATCTGCAATAAAACTACAGGCATCTTTTATTGCGCCATTCATCTGTGCTATAGTGGCTGCTATGGCAACATTTATAGTTGAATTATTGCAAAAGATTGCAGAATTTTTAGCATCAATAGAGGAGACATTTAATATGGGTGGTACATTTGTGCATAGTGGTACCGTGGGTTTGGGAGAAACCATTGGTTTAATAAAAATAGAACAGGTGATGCCACCGACGGCCTTTCAATTGATAGTTGGGATATATATGATAGAAATAGTTGTTATTCTATCCTACTTTGGAAATGGGATAAGAAATGGTTTTGACGAAACAACCAGAAATGTATCCATAGGGAAAACACTTTTCACATCCCTCATACTTTACTCTTTTCTACTTCTATTAGCATTGTTTATGATGAGGACAATGGTTCCTGTATTTGGAATGGGTGGTTAGATGAAGGGAATGGCACTTGAAACGGTTGGTTTTGTTATAATAGCACTGGTTGGGGTTTTATTGCTTATACTATTTATCTCTGGATCCCTGTCTGACCTGACAAAAAATGTCTTCTGTTTTTTTTATGAGAAGGTCTCTTCTAAAAATATAGAAACCTGTGAGGAAATAGAAAAACCAATGGAACAAATTACAATAAGTCCAAAGTCATCCGAAGATCTTGCAAGATATATCGCAGCTTATTCTATAATTTGCTGGGAAAATGCTAGAAAGTCTATTAA
Encoded proteins:
- a CDS encoding type II secretion system F family protein → MSIFKKKEIDLKKIEEEAKNYSPKEIKEPKRPLFERACKFAERTLKLKASENARKKMNESIMMLDMDITPDGVFSLSILTLIVLLVGILPLFLISVSLGVLMFFIPFIVAYIIYTYPSYLATVTKIRAADETIKVILYMVIYLRFNPQLEGALNFAAEHCHGPIGKDFKQILWGIETGRFMNINQAISSKMEKWLLWDKEFVESLNLILSITRMTTEDVRNKSLEKALSYILTSTYEKMKDYSQNLRSPITMIHSMGITFPLMGLIMFPMISIFLHDQFNPIYLAFGYIVVLPLILYFYLKRTISKRPGAFSFPDISYHPDLPPPGKYSLKMFKKKYFVPVAIVAIMVMFYVSIPGIAHFFTLAYNYFSLKKNPVTFEEMWKSYLGKQYQPEVLFSLTFYSLSIVWGIGLAVVIYCLGMSYQRLKIRNEIKQIEDEFQIALFNLADVLSSGIPIETALEEVSFKYKQSKMDKSPMYTFFTEMLRNMKNMGMTLERAVFDRNYGAIIRFPSKIVHDIMRIIISASTKSSVILSVATRSISDFLSKTRNIESMLKEMLEEVSSAIKLQASFIAPFICAIVAAMATFIVELLQKIAEFLASIEETFNMGGTFVHSGTVGLGETIGLIKIEQVMPPTAFQLIVGIYMIEIVVILSYFGNGIRNGFDETTRNVSIGKTLFTSLILYSFLLLLALFMMRTMVPVFGMGG
- a CDS encoding ATP-binding cassette domain-containing protein: MNVIEVENLSKRFNSINAVDGISFTVRKGEIFGFLGPNGAGKTTTINMLCTLIKPTSGLARICGYDIVSQENEVRRCIGLVFQDTTLDDRLTARENLELHARLYGVPREERKKRINEVLEMVELKDRENSIVKTFSGGMQRRLEIARGLIHYPKVLFLDEPTIGLDPQTRRHVWDYILKLKKEYGMTIFLTTHYMEEADEMCDRVAIIDHGKIIAMDKPKNLKDSLQGDTIILDVEDKDIEKAMRIFKNAKKFNGQILLSVKNAGKQIEEIMEKCKRNKINVLEVNIRKPTLNDVFLKLTGREIRESDPDLKEQLRKMRIGRGGFR
- a CDS encoding ABC transporter permease yields the protein MSFEAIYTVWLREMIRYFRQKERIIGSLVMPLFWLVVFGSSMRPSVDIGNLDYRTFISPGVIMMTVVFTSVSSGISIIWDKELGFMKEMLVAPVSRISIVLGKSLGTATTALIQGMLIMFISMLIGLNVSFYTILLMIPIILFISLGLVGIGITLGSLMNNIEGFQLLFNFLVMPLVFLSGALFPINNLPPYLKFIPYIDPVTYGVELLRYILIGYSTIPFYISLAVVLVFSTSMLFISTLAFKRKA
- a CDS encoding putative metallopeptidase; protein product: MKFERAYDIQVKLNRILSVLEPSHIDRKRIICMRSFGSKSKAIARIWSMPRIWQKALGIKSHYVIEVISERFDKLNEEEKEKVLIHEMMHIPKTFSGALVPHRCFGKRIDNRSVEKIYQEYKRRLKEFNKSTIFT